The Arachis duranensis cultivar V14167 chromosome 9, aradu.V14167.gnm2.J7QH, whole genome shotgun sequence genomic sequence AGAAAGTAATAGGCTTGCCGTAGTAACCACTGATTTTCACACTCTCCGGCATCCAACCATCTAGGCCGGATCTATATAAGTAAACATAACATATCTGATACGCGCAAGGACCTTTTATCTGAAAGGTATCTGAAGAACAGCGCTCGAATGTACCTGAAGCTGGATCGTCCAATCTTGGTACGTATATCTGATATAATTTAACATGTGAAACAAAACTATGAATTTCACTTTCTTAATTTGTTAACACTAAACATGTTTGAAGCCATTTAAAAGCATGTCTTCAAAAGCCATCAATCTATTCAGGGTAAATTTGCACATTGGAGGCTTTTTACAGTTTACACTTCAAACCCTTCCTTTCCAAAATCAAAACTCACAAACACCCCTTAGTGGTTTGTGGATATCACAGTTGAAATCcttgtttttttattgaaatattcATTACACTTTTGACCAAGTTTCTATTCTTACATTTTAATGCCTATAAAGTTGCATTGTTTTGTCATATAGACTCCAATATCCAGCCTAAAACTTTCTAACCTTTCTCTTCTACACACAGATATAAGAATCAATTCATGCACTATAAAAGCCTCCATAAAAAGACAAATGATGAAAATATACAGAACCAACTTATGAAGAAGCTAACAAAATAGATGAATTCAAGAAAGATGGTAAAATCCACCCCCTAATCGACTCTAATAATTCAGACAAGCATATGAAAATAAGTGAATAAATTGGATGAGGAAAAGCATAAAAGTCAAAACCTGGTTGCCATAAAAATCCCCAAAAGAAATACTGATCTGATCCCTTGTATAAGAAGGAGAAGAACAACTAGTAGATATAACCACCGTGTAAGAGCAACTCCCCTGGCTCTTCAGCTATTCAACAAAGCAATAATCTCAAAAGTCAGAACAAATAAATACACAAATAAGCAAAATTTCAGCTACATAttcattcatatattttttggtgtcatgtttatttatattttaaaaaataaaaagtacaagaagaagaaaggagttttaaatttttgtttagttCAAGTGAAGCAGTAGTTACAACTTACAAGTTAGAAGTAGTACCTGAAGATAGCTGACATTGAAAGACTCGGCAATATGAGGCTTAAGAGAATAGGACTCCGACTCAGATACTGATAGGGTCACTCCACAGACCAACAAGAGCAGAAGAACaacaagatgatgatgatgcttcattttttttttctttttcaatttttcccCCTCTTTTTGCTGAAACTATAGACAACAGAATCAAACAGGAGCAGAGAAGTGGAGTTGTTGAGGAACAGCGTGGTGTGGAACCTGGAAATTAGATGTCTTCGGCTAAAAAATTcatccttttctctctctctcttcctatGCACGTGTCACTCTCTTGTTGaacaaaaaatatgaatattttaaaacaaaaacaaaatgtgTCAACGAATATGCAATCCAATTTATGCTCTAGATACTAAGATTTTATTATGTCTAGAAAGACAAAGCCAAGTTATGATGCCGAGGTTGGGAAGGGCAAACATGTCTTTATGATTATTTTTCCACGAGATGCGCGAGCGAGTATCCCATAAATGCccatattattcttattattgaaAACTATAAATGTCAATTTTAAATAAGCATATTTCAAGAAGGTTGAATAAAATAACAGAGGAAGGTCACAAAAACTTAGCTAACAAGAAATATCATATATATACGGATATCGAGA encodes the following:
- the LOC107466983 gene encoding embryo-specific protein ATS3B yields the protein MKHHHHLVVLLLLLVCGVTLSVSESESYSLKPHIAESFNVSYLQLKSQGSCSYTVVISTSCSSPSYTRDQISISFGDFYGNQIYVPRLDDPASGTFERCSSDTFQIKGPCAYQICYVYLYRSGLDGWMPESVKISGYYGKPITFYYNTFIPRDTWYGFDWCNAASSSYHLSSQKWLLFLILGFVLHFWL